The Ostrinia nubilalis chromosome 17, ilOstNubi1.1, whole genome shotgun sequence genome contains a region encoding:
- the LOC135080050 gene encoding leukotriene A-4 hydrolase isoform X2 has protein sequence MSFSGKLLARVFRPSSRFSALNTNKRGCANLLTKLNCSLRFTNNKSLLSFTQNFTKFSAQNSSIKAMGALSPQDPSSFSRPELAIVRHVSLSLNVDFENKVLSGLASLKFDVLEDSEEVILDVSNLSIESVELADGTQLKYNLSDPIPNFGSKLTITLPKQAISGEKLKISIKYKTSPTASALQWLDPNQTSGKKHPYLFSQCQPIHARSILPCQDTPAVKFTYDAEVTAPEEFTVLMSALRGDSRGGKTSFRQPVPIPSYLLAVAVGVLESRSLGPRSLVWSEKEEIERSAWEFAETEKYLQAAERLCGPYVWSQYDLLVLPPSFPYGGMENPCLTFVTPTLLAGDRSQADVIVHEIMHSWTGNLVTNRNFEHFWLNEGFTVFLERKVGASLIADSVEAKKSRDFHSLLGLQELSETVHDELGAQNQLTKLVVDLKGVHPDDAFSTVPYEKGSLFLYYIEDLLGGPEVFDDFLRSYLNNFKQRSLDTDQFKAYLLNYFKDNAALKSIDWDTWLHSPGMPPIIPAYDTSMTKAITALVASIGQANSTISHDDVTSFTPHQMINLLQELIDRPALPLEKLRILGTEYRVSSSKNSEIVYRWLRLCIRSRDEDRITDAFDFVNHQGRMKYVRPIYRDLYAWEEVRPRAIDNFLKNEPYMMHVSAYTVRKDLHLD, from the exons ATGTCTTTCTCCGGCAAATTGCTTGCGCGGGTTTTTCGTCCCAGTTCGCGTTTTTCAGCattaaatacaaacaaaaggGGATGTGCAAATCTTTTAACAAAGCTTAATTGTTCGCTCCGTTTTACTAACAACAAAAGTTTATTGAGTTTTACTCAGAATTTCACAAAGTTTTCAGCACAAAACAG CTCAATTAAAGCAATGGGTGCCTTGAGTCCTCAGGATCCTTCATCTTTTTCCCGTCCTG AGCTGGCGATAGTAAGACATGTGTCGCTTTCTCTGAATGTCGACTTCGAGAATAAAGTCTTAAGTGGACTGGCTTCTCTCAAGTTTGACGTGTTAGAAGACAGTGAAGAAGTG ATTCTAGATGTAAGTAATCTAAGCATAGAGTCAGTGGAATTAGCTGATGGAACCCAGTTGAAGTATAATTTAAGCGATCCCATTCCCAATTTCGGATCCAAACTAACTATAACTTTACCGAAACAAGCAATAAGTGGAGAAAA attaaaaataagtataaagtaTAAGACTTCGCCCACGGCGTCGGCCTTGCAATGGCTGGATCCCAATCAGACATCAGGCAAAAAGCATCCTTATCTTTTCAGTCAGTGCCAG CCGATTCACGCGCGCTCCATCCTCCCTTGCCAAGACACTCCAGCTGTCAAGTTCACTTACGACGCGGAGGTGACCGCGCCCGAGGAGTTCACTGTTCTCATGAGCGCTCTGCGAGGAGACAGCCGTGGAGGCAAGACGTCCTTCAGGCAGCCGGTGCCGATACCCTCATACTTACTGGCTGTAGCTGTAGGCGTGCTGGAGTCTAGGTCTCTAGGGCCCAG GTCACTAGTATGGTCAGAGAAAGAAGAGATCGAGCGAAGCGCCTGGGAGTTTGCCGAAACTGAGAAGTACTTGCAAGCGGCTGAGCGCCTTTGCGGGCCTTACGTATGGTCGCAGTACGATTTGCTGGTGCTACCGCCTTCCTTCCCTTATGGGGGGATGGAGAACCCCTGTCTTACCTTCGTCACTCCTACGCTACTG GCAGGCGACAGGAGCCAAGCAGACGTGATAGTGCACGAGATAATGCACAGCTGGACCGGCAATCTGGTCACCAACAGGAATTTCGAGCACTTCTGGCTGAATGAGGGATTCACGGTCTTCCTGGAGAGAAAAGTGGGAGCGTCTCTTATTGCTGATTCCGTGGAGGCCAAGAAAAGCAGGGATTTCCATAGTCTGCTAGGACTGCAGGAGTTGAGTGAAACT GTACACGACGAACTGGGCGCGCAAAACCAATTGACGAAGCTGGTGGTGGATTTGAAGGGGGTCCACCCTGATGACGCGTTTTCAACGGTGCCGTATGAAAAGGGATCGTTGTTTCTTTATTATATTGAAGACTTGCTTGGAGGGCCTG AGGTGTTCGACGACTTCCTCCGTTCCTATCTGAACAACTTCAAGCAGCGGTCGTTGGACACTGACCAGTTCAAAGCGTACCTTCTGAACTACTTCAAGGATAATGCAGCCTTGAAGAGCATCGACTGGGACACCTGGCTGCATTCTCCCGGCATGCCCCCGATTATACCTGC ATATGACACATCAATGACGAAAGCCATCACCGCTCTCGTCGCGAGCATCGGTCAAGCCAACAGCACTATCTCGCACGATGACGTCACATCCTTCACGCCGCACCAGATGATCAACCTTCTTCAGGAGCTGATCGACCGGCCCGCGCTGCCGTTGGAAAAGCTTAGGATCCTCGGCACGGAGTACCGAGTCAGTAGCAGCAAGAACTCGGAGATTGTTTATAG atgGCTCCGACTGTGCATCAGGAGTAGAGACGAAGACCGCATCACCGACGCGTTCGATTTCGTGAACCACCA
- the LOC135080050 gene encoding leukotriene A-4 hydrolase isoform X1: protein MSFSGKLLARVFRPSSRFSALNTNKRGCANLLTKLNCSLRFTNNKSLLSFTQNFTKFSAQNSSIKAMGALSPQDPSSFSRPELAIVRHVSLSLNVDFENKVLSGLASLKFDVLEDSEEVILDVSNLSIESVELADGTQLKYNLSDPIPNFGSKLTITLPKQAISGEKLKISIKYKTSPTASALQWLDPNQTSGKKHPYLFSQCQPIHARSILPCQDTPAVKFTYDAEVTAPEEFTVLMSALRGDSRGGKTSFRQPVPIPSYLLAVAVGVLESRSLGPRSLVWSEKEEIERSAWEFAETEKYLQAAERLCGPYVWSQYDLLVLPPSFPYGGMENPCLTFVTPTLLAGDRSQADVIVHEIMHSWTGNLVTNRNFEHFWLNEGFTVFLERKVGASLIADSVEAKKSRDFHSLLGLQELSETVNDQFGSSNPLTRLVPDLHGVHPDDAFSRVPYEKGSLFLRYIEDLVGGPEVFDDFLRSYLNNFKQRSLDTDQFKAYLLNYFKDNAALKSIDWDTWLHSPGMPPIIPAYDTSMTKAITALVASIGQANSTISHDDVTSFTPHQMINLLQELIDRPALPLEKLRILGTEYRVSSSKNSEIVYRWLRLCIRSRDEDRITDAFDFVNHQGRMKYVRPIYRDLYAWEEVRPRAIDNFLKNEPYMMHVSAYTVRKDLHLD from the exons ATGTCTTTCTCCGGCAAATTGCTTGCGCGGGTTTTTCGTCCCAGTTCGCGTTTTTCAGCattaaatacaaacaaaaggGGATGTGCAAATCTTTTAACAAAGCTTAATTGTTCGCTCCGTTTTACTAACAACAAAAGTTTATTGAGTTTTACTCAGAATTTCACAAAGTTTTCAGCACAAAACAG CTCAATTAAAGCAATGGGTGCCTTGAGTCCTCAGGATCCTTCATCTTTTTCCCGTCCTG AGCTGGCGATAGTAAGACATGTGTCGCTTTCTCTGAATGTCGACTTCGAGAATAAAGTCTTAAGTGGACTGGCTTCTCTCAAGTTTGACGTGTTAGAAGACAGTGAAGAAGTG ATTCTAGATGTAAGTAATCTAAGCATAGAGTCAGTGGAATTAGCTGATGGAACCCAGTTGAAGTATAATTTAAGCGATCCCATTCCCAATTTCGGATCCAAACTAACTATAACTTTACCGAAACAAGCAATAAGTGGAGAAAA attaaaaataagtataaagtaTAAGACTTCGCCCACGGCGTCGGCCTTGCAATGGCTGGATCCCAATCAGACATCAGGCAAAAAGCATCCTTATCTTTTCAGTCAGTGCCAG CCGATTCACGCGCGCTCCATCCTCCCTTGCCAAGACACTCCAGCTGTCAAGTTCACTTACGACGCGGAGGTGACCGCGCCCGAGGAGTTCACTGTTCTCATGAGCGCTCTGCGAGGAGACAGCCGTGGAGGCAAGACGTCCTTCAGGCAGCCGGTGCCGATACCCTCATACTTACTGGCTGTAGCTGTAGGCGTGCTGGAGTCTAGGTCTCTAGGGCCCAG GTCACTAGTATGGTCAGAGAAAGAAGAGATCGAGCGAAGCGCCTGGGAGTTTGCCGAAACTGAGAAGTACTTGCAAGCGGCTGAGCGCCTTTGCGGGCCTTACGTATGGTCGCAGTACGATTTGCTGGTGCTACCGCCTTCCTTCCCTTATGGGGGGATGGAGAACCCCTGTCTTACCTTCGTCACTCCTACGCTACTG GCAGGCGACAGGAGCCAAGCAGACGTGATAGTGCACGAGATAATGCACAGCTGGACCGGCAATCTGGTCACCAACAGGAATTTCGAGCACTTCTGGCTGAATGAGGGATTCACGGTCTTCCTGGAGAGAAAAGTGGGAGCGTCTCTTATTGCTGATTCCGTGGAGGCCAAGAAAAGCAGGGATTTCCATAGTCTGCTAGGACTGCAGGAGTTGAGTGAAACT GTGAACGACCAATTCGGTTCGAGCAATCCCCTCACTCGTCTGGTGCCCGATTTGCACGGGGTACACCCTGACGACGCGTTTTCGCGCGTCCCCTACGAGAAGGGATCGCTCTTCCTGCGCTATATCGAGGACCTAGTAGGCGGGCCTG AGGTGTTCGACGACTTCCTCCGTTCCTATCTGAACAACTTCAAGCAGCGGTCGTTGGACACTGACCAGTTCAAAGCGTACCTTCTGAACTACTTCAAGGATAATGCAGCCTTGAAGAGCATCGACTGGGACACCTGGCTGCATTCTCCCGGCATGCCCCCGATTATACCTGC ATATGACACATCAATGACGAAAGCCATCACCGCTCTCGTCGCGAGCATCGGTCAAGCCAACAGCACTATCTCGCACGATGACGTCACATCCTTCACGCCGCACCAGATGATCAACCTTCTTCAGGAGCTGATCGACCGGCCCGCGCTGCCGTTGGAAAAGCTTAGGATCCTCGGCACGGAGTACCGAGTCAGTAGCAGCAAGAACTCGGAGATTGTTTATAG atgGCTCCGACTGTGCATCAGGAGTAGAGACGAAGACCGCATCACCGACGCGTTCGATTTCGTGAACCACCA